Proteins from a genomic interval of Uloborus diversus isolate 005 chromosome 4, Udiv.v.3.1, whole genome shotgun sequence:
- the LOC129220276 gene encoding feline leukemia virus subgroup C receptor-related protein 2-like isoform X3: MTSQTIYAMGQVFVLSLPPFIAGVWFGANEVGLACALGVFGNQLGIALGFIIPPLTMTNNCTDEVDITYELSVIAYPLAAINTIILAVIYLFFQEKPAMFPSAAQANKSHNEINYVESLKNLFKDMPFMLLLVAYGLITGTYFAMSTIMNEMVLIHFPGEEVDAGWMGALMVFAGMIGSVLLGAILDKTHKFKEISLICFGLSFLLLVGYTGVIQIDNFIWVQFLFFTLLGFIMTGYLPVGFDFGAEITYPVPEAMSGSLLNASTQLFSIILTIIASTLLQKYGDLTSNIFLCANIFLALLITACIRCELKRANADGGKPA; this comes from the exons ATGACATCACAGACGATATATGCTATGGGACAGGTTTTTGTTCTCAGCCTTCCTCCTTTCATAGCAGGTGTGTGGTTCGGAGCCAATGAAGTTGGATTAGCATGCGCACTTGGAGTCTTTGGAAATCAG ctAGGCATAGCTTTGGGATTTATCATTCCACCTCTGACTATGACGAATAATTGCACAGATGAAGTAGATATAACATATGAGCTTAGCGTTATTGCTTATCCCCTGGCAGCAATCAACACAattattttagcagttatttatttat ttttccaaGAAAAACCAGCAATGTTTCCAAGTGCAGCTCAAGCAAATAAAAGTCACAATGAAATTAACTATGTTGAAtcattgaaaaatctttttaaagacATGCCGTTCATGCTGCTACTTGTTGCTTATG GTTTGATCACAGGAACATACTTTGCAATGTCAACTATCATGAATGAAATGGTCCTGATACACTTTCCC GGTGAAGAAGTCGATGCAGGATGGATGGGTGCTTTAATGGTGTTCGCAGGAATGATTGGCTCTGTACTTTTGGGTGCAATATTGGataaaactcataaatttaa AGAAATTTCACTAATTTGCTTCGGTCTGAGTTTTCTCCTTCTGGTGGGCTACACTGGTGTCATTCAAATAGACAATTTCATTTGGGTGCAATTTCTATTCTTCACCTTACTTGG ATTCATAATGACGGGTTACCTTCCCGTGGGATTCGACTTTGGTGCTGAGATAACATATCCTGTTCCCGAAGCAATGTCCGGAAGCTTATTAAATGCATCAACACAG TTGTTCAGTATCATCCTAACAATCATCGCTTCAACTCTTCTGCAAAAGTATGGAGATCTTACTTCAAATATCTTCCTATGTGCGAACATCTTTTTGGCATTACTTATcacag CATGCATAAGATGCGAACTTAAACGAGCCAATGCAGATGGTGGAAAACCTGCATGA